From the genome of uncultured Bacteroides sp.:
CCGAATATATACGATGGAGTTTTTAATCCATTGCCCGATACTTTCCACAAAAGAGATTGTGCACCGGCAGATATTGAAAATAACAAGATGCACGAAAGAATAAATAGTTTTTTCATAAAAGATTTTTTATAGTATTAATAATTTATTGATAATCTATTCTACATTAAAGTAAGCTTCCAACTCTTTTTCAGCGGAATTATCTATGTTGTCTATGTCTCTGATAATCTTTCCATCTTCTAGCAAAGCAATGCGTGGACAGATATCTGTAGTGTGGTTCAGGTTATGACTGGAAATCAGTATTGTAGCACCAGTCTGTTGGCTATAATCTTTAAGGATGTGTTTTATAATGGACTGTGAACTTGGATCAAGGAAGTTGAATGGTTCATCCAGTATAAGAAGTTCCGGATTGTGAATCATGGCTGAGATAATACCAATCTTCTGTTTGTTTCCGGCAGAGAAATTGCGGATAAATTTCTTTTGTCCAATAACTTCTCCATTCATAAAACGTTCGAATGTTGTCAAACGGTTATCTACTTCTTCTTTCTTTAGCCCATACATTTTCCCGATAAAGTAGAAATACTCTTCCGGAGTGAGGTAATCAATGAGGAAACCTTCGTCAATAAATGCACCGGTTATGTTCTTCCACTCTTCACTTTTGCTGGAATCGATGTCATTGATAAAGGCAGCCCCATTACTGGCTTGCAACAAATCCAGGATTAGGCGGAAAAATGTGGTTTTACCAGCTCCGTTGTTTCCTACCAAACCCAATATGTCTCCGTTGTTTATTACGTAATTATCTATATCTACAGCTCTTTTTTCGCCGAAGTCTTTTTGTAAATTATTGATTTTTATTGTTGCCATGGTTTATTTGAATTTAAATGATAAGGTAAAAAATGAAACACTGTTATTTGGTATCTCTGAATCCTTCCATATTTTTATATCTTCTTTTCATGAAGCGTTTATAGATATTCATGATCCAATAATTTGAAGTAAATGTCAGAGCAAGACCAATTGCCAGAAGTATCAGTTGACTTATTATTTCTCCGAAGGATATTCTGAGCAAATTGATAACCAGCATTGGGACACCAAAGGACATTAAACTGATGAGACTCTGAAAACCGGTTCCGGTAGATTGACGGCCTACCAGGCTTTCGTTCAATGGCGTTGTTTTATTGTTGTAAACAGCTAATTGAAGGATAATGAAATAGATAAATCCGGTAGTAAAGAAACTGTAAG
Proteins encoded in this window:
- a CDS encoding ABC transporter ATP-binding protein, producing the protein MATIKINNLQKDFGEKRAVDIDNYVINNGDILGLVGNNGAGKTTFFRLILDLLQASNGAAFINDIDSSKSEEWKNITGAFIDEGFLIDYLTPEEYFYFIGKMYGLKKEEVDNRLTTFERFMNGEVIGQKKFIRNFSAGNKQKIGIISAMIHNPELLILDEPFNFLDPSSQSIIKHILKDYSQQTGATILISSHNLNHTTDICPRIALLEDGKIIRDIDNIDNSAEKELEAYFNVE